A window of the Aspergillus flavus chromosome 6, complete sequence genome harbors these coding sequences:
- a CDS encoding RNA polymerase I subunit Rpa43 yields MAVDAMEIDSERVPAAVPSPEKERKRKHKNKDVSSSSPSKKKRKHESSQLADETADHDIEKKKKSKKSKDKTKSKQADTEGAAIPDSPYVLTTATLYLPLSPISISPTHAKASLLAEHLSPLLLTYYAPLQGVILAYSDASISSTPPSPYTSSDPADPNPKPLTLAKTAGEYGVLYVYLTATFLVFRPQRGQILEGWVNVQSEGFLGAVVLNLFSVGIERKRLPSNWKWVPPGEEGSVSGDQQKTATTSEDDESEPSASFDQEKEHFNPVSLANPVSDTLNEEANAEDDESAAEGYFQSVSGHRVRGTVRFRVVDVDVIPGSERDRSFLSIEGTMLSPEEEARVLEDERNGILTTSATPRRGRSQEPRVSMSGALAAPSVAAIPEPETPSKTKEPKAEKEKKSKSSKSKKKEKKEK; encoded by the coding sequence ATGGCCGTCGATGCGATGGAAATAGATTCAGAGCGGGTCCCAGCTGCCGTACCATCCCCAGAAAAAGAGCGCAAGCGCAAACACAAGAACAAGGACGtatcatcctcatcgccgtcaaagaagaagcgcaagcaTGAATCGAGCCAATTAGCCGACGAAACCGCGGATCATGACattgaaaagaagaaaaagagcaagaagTCCAAGGATAAGACGAAGAGCAAACAGGCCGACACAGAAGGAGCAGCAATTCCAGACTCGCCATATGTTCTGACCACCGCAACGCTCTATCTTCCTCTATCGCCCATCTCGATTTCCCCGACTCATGCTAAAGCCTCCCTCCTGGCGGAACATCTCTCCCCTCTCCTCCTTACTTATTATGCTCCCCTTCAAGGTGTCATCTTGGCCTACTCCGATGCCTCGATATCGAGTACCCCGCCTTCCCCATATACGTCCTCTGATCCCGCAGATCCCAATCCAAAACCATTGACTCTCGCCAAGACAGCAGGCGAATACGGCGTGCTGTACGTTTACCTGACTGCGACATTCCTGGTTTTTCGGCCACAAAGGGGTCAAATTCTCGAAGGATGGGTCAACGTCCAGTCTGAAGGTTTCCTGGGCGCCGTTGTGCTCAACCTCTTCTCCGTCGGTATTGAACGCAAGAGACTCCCTTCGAACTGGAAATGGGTCCCACCaggtgaagaaggcagcGTCAGCGGAGACCAGCAAAAGACAGCCACCACATCCGAAGATGACGAATCCGAACCGTCTGCCTCCTTCgatcaagaaaaagagcaTTTCAACCCCGTCTCGTTGGCAAACCCCGTCTCCGACACCCTCAACGAAGAAGCCAATGCTGAGGATGACGAATCTGCCGCAGAGGGCTACTTCCAGTCTGTATCTGGTCACCGTGTACGCGGCACTGTCCGTTTCCGGGTCGTCGATGTCGACGTCATTCCCGGTTCGGAGCGCGATCGCAGCTTTCTTAGCATTGAGGGCACGATGCTCTCCCCGGAGGAGGAAGCCAGAGTGCTTGAAGATGAGCGCAATGGTATCTTAACCACATCTGCCACCCCACGGAGGGGACGTAGCCAAGAACCCCGAGTTTCCATGTCCGGCGCACTAGCAGCGCCATCAGTCGCTGCTATCCCAGAACCAGAAACCCCCAGCAAGACCAAGGAGCcgaaggctgagaaggagaagaaatccaaatcctccaagtctaagaagaaggaaaagaaggagaaatga
- a CDS encoding putative membrane associated DnaJ chaperone (hypothetical protein Ao3042_06462) — MASLLSFAGWAFLPNYATSIVQNIYYGITIRAGEPRPQPPSPRYARHRRRIFILVVTSYLLYTLYETFHRVQAAGDFYKALGVSPLADDRTIKSRFRRLAAQHHPDKINQGDGIPSDDYFVYLKLAQDTLLDPARRFAYDRFGPDVLGWSNVKTVQDFLFTGLQRSIPQYVGGFVTIIILNFTWWSNWGRYWRFFTFAALITLELALTTQPRALFFPASYIPVELQKLLGISTKTPSFYLLPFQILTLAQRASVMLHIFISQVTPPEVSKGSSSAAGERIHPQTMQRLAQLAQLSRATDGESTRLLQLGFAPFKGDRESVATLRKGMKEGLVLSSVRASSGVQQAVGEVIERKRQEKKAD; from the exons ATGGCttctcttttatcttttgCTGGTTGGGCATTTCTACCAAAT TATGCGACTTCCATAGTTCAGAATATTTACTATGGAATTACCATTCGCGCGGGTGAACCTCGACCCCAACCCCCCTCTCCGCGCTATGCCCGACATCGCCGTCGCATCTTTATTCTGGTCGTGACAAGCTATCTCCTTTACACGCTCTACGAGACATTTCATCGGGTTCAGGCTGCCGGTGATTTTTACAAAGCACTTGGGGTCTCTCCATTGGCCGATGATAGGACTATCAAATCGCGATTCCGGCGCCTTGCTGCGCAGCATCATCCAGACAAGATCAACCAAGGGGATGGCATTCCTTCCGACGACTACTTTGTATATTTGAAGCTGGCGCAAGATACCTTACTGGATCCTGCGAGGCGGTTTGCATATGATAGATTTGGACCCGATGTTCTTGGCTGGAGTAATGTCAAGACTGTGCAAGACTTCCTGTTTACAGGGTTACAGCGGTCGATACCGCAGTATGTGGGAGGATTCGTGACCATTATCATTTTGAACTTCACCTGGTGGTCCAACTGGGGCCGTTAT TGGCGCTTCTTTACTTTTGCTGCCTTGATCACTCTTGAATTAGCTTTGACCACGCAGCCAAGAGCTTTATTCTTCCCTGCATCCTATATCCCTGTAGAGCTACAAAAATTGCTGGGGATTTCTACGAAGACGCCGAGCTTCTATCTCCTACCATTTCAGATCTTGACCCTTGCGCAACGTGCCTCCGTGATGCTGCATATCTTTATTTCGCAGGTGACACCGCCCGAGGTCAGCAAAGGGTCATCCTCCGCAGCGGGTGAGCGTATCCACCCGCAGACCATGCAGCGCCTCGCGCAATTAGCTCAGCTCTCTCGGGCTACAGACGGCGAATCGACGCGGCTGTTGCAGCTAGGATTTGCGCCATTCAAAGGCGATCGAGAGAGCGTTGCCACGCTGCGCAAGGGCATGAAAGAGGGGTTAGTCCTGAGCAGTGTACGGGCTAGTTCGGGGGTGCAGCAAGCTGTCGGGGAGGTGATTGAAcggaaaagacaagaaaagaaggccGATTAG
- a CDS encoding INO80 complex, subunit Ies4 has protein sequence MPAATATNGRSSRSGPSSKGVVVLKLSPDLLSRFASPPPPEVKDRKKSIIKDDESRADSPVKEKEPSSPASSSVEAPIPPSDNASDAASTPAAGTSAADTPRRKGVPGPKPGAKRGVNQISETTPKPRGKPGPKKKPRLDDGGSEPVKIAPSHRLGPKANTGAINAGLRALDRSGAPCRKWERKSLQLKSFTGIQWQLPTWRTPRPQKTDDNGESKESVLETGDSDSKANQSASGVPSEKSNSGDGDLTPVPPNIAEASSPAIAMAA, from the exons ATGCCCGCTGCTACTGCCACCAACGGTCGCTCCAGTCGGTCTGGGCCCTCTTCGAAAGGGGTCGTCGTCCTCAAGCTCTCACCGGACTTGTTAAGTCGCTTTGCCAGTCCTCCTCCCCCAGAGGTAAAggacaggaagaagagtatCATCAAGGACGACGAGTCTAGAGCCGACTCCCCCgtcaaggaaaaagaaccTTCCTCCCCGGCGTCATCTTCCGTGGAAGCACCTATCCCTCCGTCCGACAATGCATCTGATGCTGCATCTACACCTGCCGCGGGAACTTCGGCTGCTGACACCCCCCGTCGCAAAGGTGTACCTGGTCCCAAGCCTGGAGCCAAACGAGGTGTGAACCAGATAAGCGAGACAACCCCTAAACCGAGAGGAAAGCCTGgtccgaagaagaaacctaGACT TGATGACGGTGGCTCCGAACCCGTCAAGATTGCACCATCCCATAGGTTGGGGCCCAAAGCCAACACCGGTGCCATTAATGCCGGTCTTCGCGCCCTTGATCGTTCGGGGGCTCCATGCCGCAAATGGGAACGCAAGTCTTTACAACTGAAGAGCTTCACTGGAATACAGTGGCAGCTACCGACTTGGCGAACTCCCCGACCTCAGAAAACAGACGACAATGGCGAAAGCAAGGAGTCTGTCCTGGAGACCGGTGATAGCGATAGCAAGGCGAATCAAAGCGCTAGCGGGGTTCCTAGCGAGAAGAGCAATTCTGGTGATGGAGACCTAACCCCGGTCCCTCCGAATATCGCAGAGGCATCTTCGCCTGCCATTGCTATGGCCGCATAG
- a CDS encoding SPRY domain-containing protein (Ran-binding protein, putative): MTDAPFPPSGGARGAPVTTTYSGPSISTIPRRSSYASVLSGTALSPPSNSGPFSQLLTSNSTSYPPPFHPDGRHLRPSADVDADMQMNSSWRMSSGDTLPPYSRKYASFTRSDPFPPNPGSFSDAASSSFTPSYLRNSRYISRLDAARRAKLASQRDTVYSSSTSNPISTSSSQASLPRIAPSHRGMTYDIIEREPPGDDEHVMPLPSRWNDGDKYSGLELTSGGLEVRYTGPVNKHDHEAAAVRADNPMPPQCGIYYFEITILSKPKEGMIGIGFSSNKASVERLPGWEQESWAYHGDDGKSFFGESQGQGRQYGPTFGVNDTVGCGVNFSTGCAFFTKNGVFLGNAFRELRNLKVYPSVGMKKQPPVHLAANFGQHPFMFDIDGMVKKEKFAIHSEIRATSTANLQPPLDESALLQELVAQFLAHDGYVETARAFAEEVAAESAALQNGRAEPLKKYEVEEDVEAINRQKIRAAILDGDIDKALKYTNAYYANVLQNFPHIHFKLRCRKFLEMMRRCNEPSWAASRRDKPSNGLSDGSAVFDEEMELDEHMHHGGGWNADGMDTEEPENAAKFNELLTEAVQYGQQLRLDYPNDERGGNKKMLDDIFSLVAYPDPMQSVHGHYLDPAGRIAVAEELNSAILVSLGKSSSAALERLYQQTEVLVNEISEEGGAGAFINVRNDFLL; the protein is encoded by the exons ATGACCGATGCACCATTTCCCCCGTCCGGTGGAGCTCGAGGAGCTCCTGTAACCACCACATATTCCGGCCCAAGCATCTCTACCATCCCCCGTCGTTCATCCTACGCTTCCGTCCTGTCTGGAACTGCGCTCTCGCCACCAAGCAACAGTGGTCCGTTCTCCCAACTGCTTACTTCGAACTCCACTTCTTACCCCCCACCATTTCATCCCGACGGCCGCCATCTGAGGCCATCCGCAGACGTGGATGCAGACATGCAGATGAACTCCTCATGGAGGATGTCGTCCGGCGATACACTTCCTCCTTATTCCCGGAAATACGCCAGCTTCACTCGTTCTGACCCCTTCCCCCCAAATCCCGGCAGCTTCTCCGACGCTGCATCGTCTTCATTTACACCATCATACCTGCGCAACTCCAGGTACATCTCCCGCCTCGATGCAGCCCGTCGAGCCAAACTGGCGTCCCAACGGGATACAGTTTATTCTTCATCAACGTCGAATCCCATTTCTACCTCCTCCAGTCAGGCGAGCTTGCCGCGTATAGCACCATCCCATCGTGGGATGACCTATGATATCATCGAGAGGGAACCTCCTGGCGATGACGAACACGTTATGCCACTTCCTTCACGGTGGAACGACGGAGACAAATATTCTGGCCTGGAGCTCACAAGTGGGGGATTGGAAGTCCGGTATACCGGCCCAGTCAATAAACACGACcatgaagctgctgctgtgCGTGCGGATAACCCGATGCCGCCGCAGTGCGGGATCTACTATTTTGAAATTACGATTCTATCCAAACCTAAGGAAGG AATGATCGGGATCGGGTTCTCCAGTAATAAAGCGTCGGTTGAGCGTCTCCCGGGATGGGAGCAAGAATCCTGGGCGTAccatggtgatgatggcaaGTCATTTTTCGGTGAAAGCCAAGGGCAAGGACGACAATACGGCCCTACCTTTGGTGTAAACGATACCGTGGGCTGCGGTGTCAACTTTTCGACGGGATGTGCATTTTTCACTAAAAATGGCGTATTTCTGG GAAATGCCTTTCGGGAGTTGCGAAACCTGAAGGTCTACCCCTCAGTGGGGATGAAAAAACAGCCTCCTGTGCATTTGGCGGCGAACTTTGGCCAACATCCGTTCATGTTTGACATTGATGGCATGGTTAAG aaagagaaatttGCCATTCACTCAGAGATTCGTGCCACCAGCACCGCTAACCTACAGCCACCCTTAGATGAGTCTGCCTTGCTCCAAGAACTGGTTGCACAGTTCCTGGCTCATGACGGATATGTCGAAACGGCTCGGGCTTTTGCAGAAGAGGTCGCTGCAGAGTCGGCGGCGCTGCAAAATGGGCGTGCGGAGCCACTGAAGAAGTATGAAGTAGAGGAAGATGTTGAAGCGATCAACCGGCAAA AAATCCGAGCAGCGATACTAGATGGCGATATCGACAAGGCACTGAAGTATACTAATGCCTATTACGCCAATGTATTGCAGAACTTCCCTCATATTCACTTCAAGTTACGATGTCGGAAATTTTTGGAAATGATGCGTCGATGCAACGAGCCCTCCTGGGCTGCATCGAGGAGAGACAAGCCATCTAATGGTCTTTCTGACGGCAGTGCCGTTTTtgacgaggagatggagcttGACGAACATATGCACCACGGTGGCGGCTGGAACGCTGATGGAATGGATACAGAAGAGCCTGAGAACGCTGCGAAGTTCAACGAGCTCCTCACCGAGGCCGTCCAGTATGGACAACAATTACGTCTAGATTATCCGAATGACGAGCGTGGAGGGAACAAGAAGATGCTGGATGACATTTTCTCGCTGGTGGCGTATCCTGATCCGATGCAGTCAGTCCACGGGCATTATCTGGACCCTGCAGGCCGCATTGCTGTTGCAGAGGAATTGAATTCGGCAATTTTAG TTTCACTTGGCAAATCATCATCGGCTGCTCTGGAGCGGCTATACCAACAGACAGAAGTGCTGGTCAATGAAATCAGTGAAGAAGGAGGCGCTGGGGCGTTTATTAATGTGCGAAATGATTTTCTACTTTGA